One segment of Gemmatimonadota bacterium DNA contains the following:
- a CDS encoding sigma-54 dependent transcriptional regulator, with translation MPTDQKEALIIVEQPTELGRDLRAALEELGWQTLVTNSVRPARKLLSENPFDLLILDETTLPEVQLADILSDRPEKIPIFVITTQGGTQLQTTLDPDVLLSYPLIPVELQDALTQKRTPPDTAILGRSDTMQQIRESIAQIAPTPVSVLITGESGSGKNLIAEAIHRQSARSDQPFLIINCGAIPETLLESELFGHEKGAFTDARTQRSGIFEAANRGTVFLDEIGEMSLSAQVRLLRVLDAREVTRLGSTAPIAVDVRVIAATNRNLQQAVAEGKFRQDLYQRLRVIEIEMPPLRAHPQDIPLIAQNIIQKQSDELSMPPIEFAPDAMNALQQYHWPGNVRELINLIERLMVLSKTRHITAADLAQFLDTSPVAEPSYLPVLAGKTPAESDRDLLYWAILEVAKDVKELKAYIMQSMQTPVQNTPTPVLPIYDTPIEDTEIRETDAGAGLKPAPATEEDIRPLRELEREAIANALRVTGGHRERTAKLLGMAVRTLYRKIDQYDL, from the coding sequence ATGCCCACCGACCAAAAAGAAGCCCTCATCATCGTCGAACAGCCCACCGAACTGGGCCGGGACCTGCGCGCTGCACTCGAAGAACTCGGCTGGCAAACCCTCGTCACCAACAGCGTGAGACCCGCCAGAAAACTCCTCTCAGAAAACCCGTTTGACCTCCTCATCCTGGACGAAACCACATTGCCCGAAGTGCAACTGGCCGACATATTATCCGACCGACCTGAAAAAATCCCCATCTTCGTCATCACCACACAAGGCGGCACGCAACTCCAAACAACCTTAGATCCCGATGTCCTGCTCTCCTATCCACTCATCCCCGTAGAATTGCAGGACGCCCTGACGCAAAAACGCACCCCGCCCGACACCGCCATCCTGGGCCGCTCAGACACCATGCAACAAATCCGGGAAAGCATCGCACAAATCGCGCCCACCCCCGTCAGCGTACTCATCACCGGAGAAAGCGGCTCGGGGAAAAACCTCATCGCCGAAGCCATCCACCGGCAAAGCGCGCGCAGCGACCAACCATTTCTCATCATCAACTGCGGCGCAATCCCCGAAACCCTCCTCGAAAGCGAACTCTTCGGCCACGAAAAAGGCGCATTTACCGACGCGCGCACACAGCGATCCGGCATCTTTGAAGCCGCCAACCGCGGCACCGTCTTCCTCGATGAAATCGGCGAAATGTCCCTCTCTGCACAGGTGCGCTTATTGCGCGTCCTCGACGCCAGAGAAGTCACCCGCCTGGGCAGCACCGCCCCAATAGCTGTTGACGTCCGCGTCATAGCCGCCACCAATCGCAACCTGCAACAAGCCGTTGCCGAAGGCAAATTTCGGCAAGACCTCTACCAGCGCCTTCGCGTCATAGAAATCGAAATGCCCCCCCTGCGCGCCCATCCCCAGGACATCCCCCTCATCGCGCAAAACATCATCCAAAAACAAAGCGACGAACTGAGCATGCCCCCCATAGAATTCGCACCCGACGCGATGAACGCACTCCAGCAATACCACTGGCCGGGCAATGTCCGAGAACTCATCAACCTCATCGAACGCCTCATGGTCCTATCCAAAACCCGACACATAACCGCCGCGGACCTCGCGCAGTTCCTCGACACATCCCCGGTGGCAGAACCCTCTTACCTGCCCGTCCTCGCGGGCAAAACACCTGCAGAATCCGATCGCGACCTGCTCTACTGGGCCATACTCGAAGTCGCCAAAGACGTCAAAGAACTCAAAGCCTATATCATGCAAAGCATGCAAACGCCTGTACAAAATACACCAACACCCGTACTCCCCATCTATGACACACCCATAGAAGACACGGAAATCAGAGAAACCGACGCAGGTGCAGGTTTAAAACCTGCACCTGCTACCGAAGAAGACATACGCCCCTTGCGAGAACTCGAACGCGAAGCCATCGCCAATGCCCTGCGCGTAACCGGAGGCCACCGCGAACGCACGGCAAAACTACTCGGCATGGCCGTGCGCACGTTGTATCGGAAGATCGATCAATACGATTTGTAG
- a CDS encoding Do family serine endopeptidase, whose protein sequence is MTHRTIALLGLIALLLSPAHTGEAALTPEEKQAIAQIKAYNTAFKAIAKEVTPSVVTINVTLSAEDMPRRRGFPFPFDFEERPNPRNRRPQPMPDPQTTGSGIVITADGYILTNHHVAGDAEKLTVTFSDNREYDAELVGSDPRTDIAVIKIDATGLKPATIGKSDAVEIGEWVLAVGAPLNLKSTVTAGIVSAVGRDINIIRDQQGLSIEDFIQTDAAINPGNSGGALVNLNGEVIGVNTAIATSNRSFIGYGFAVPIDLAKKVMDDIVAHGKVKRGYIGINLGSVDAGTAEAFGLDRPKGVLINDVLANTPAAKANLKEGDIVLSVDGQPVNRPNHLQSLVARKHPGDTVTLAIRRNTENLTIRVTLGERLPEDLASADDAPEKERENASVSEIGLTVHDITAKTIAEYGIAENTTGVVVTDVSREARNAGFSEGDIIFGVRQSPFQQDIKTVHDFETAVSKLKKGKNAAFSVIMRDGRRRFLSLKI, encoded by the coding sequence ATGACACACCGCACCATCGCGCTATTGGGCCTCATCGCACTGCTATTGTCCCCCGCCCATACGGGCGAAGCCGCACTCACACCCGAAGAAAAACAGGCCATTGCCCAAATCAAAGCTTATAACACCGCCTTCAAAGCCATTGCCAAAGAAGTCACCCCATCGGTCGTGACCATCAACGTCACCCTCAGTGCAGAGGACATGCCTCGCCGCCGCGGCTTCCCCTTCCCCTTTGACTTCGAAGAAAGGCCAAACCCGAGAAACCGAAGACCACAGCCCATGCCAGACCCACAAACCACGGGATCGGGCATCGTCATAACTGCCGACGGCTATATCCTCACCAACCACCACGTCGCGGGTGACGCCGAAAAACTCACCGTCACCTTCAGCGACAACCGCGAATACGACGCCGAACTCGTCGGCTCTGACCCGCGCACCGACATCGCCGTCATCAAAATTGACGCCACGGGACTAAAACCCGCAACCATAGGCAAATCAGACGCCGTTGAAATAGGCGAATGGGTACTCGCCGTAGGCGCGCCCCTCAACCTCAAATCCACAGTCACAGCCGGCATCGTAAGCGCCGTTGGCCGCGACATCAACATCATTCGCGACCAGCAGGGCTTGAGCATCGAAGACTTCATCCAGACCGACGCCGCCATCAACCCGGGCAACTCGGGCGGTGCCCTCGTCAACCTCAACGGCGAAGTCATCGGCGTCAACACAGCCATCGCCACATCCAACCGATCCTTCATCGGCTATGGCTTTGCAGTACCCATAGACCTCGCCAAAAAAGTAATGGACGACATCGTTGCACACGGCAAAGTCAAACGCGGTTATATCGGCATCAACCTCGGTTCCGTAGATGCGGGAACAGCAGAGGCTTTTGGACTTGACCGTCCCAAAGGCGTACTCATCAACGATGTCCTGGCCAATACCCCGGCCGCAAAAGCCAACCTCAAAGAAGGCGACATCGTCCTCTCAGTAGATGGCCAACCCGTCAATCGACCCAACCACCTCCAGAGCCTGGTCGCCCGCAAACACCCGGGCGACACCGTAACACTCGCCATCAGGCGCAACACCGAAAACTTGACCATCCGCGTCACTCTGGGCGAACGCCTACCCGAAGACCTGGCCAGCGCTGATGACGCGCCCGAAAAAGAACGAGAAAATGCATCCGTCTCAGAAATCGGCCTCACCGTCCACGACATCACCGCGAAAACAATCGCAGAATACGGCATCGCTGAAAACACCACAGGTGTAGTCGTCACCGACGTCTCCCGCGAAGCGCGCAACGCCGGCTTCAGCGAAGGCGACATCATCTTTGGCGTGCGTCAAAGCCCCTTTCAGCAAGACATCAAAACAGTACACGACTTTGAAACTGCCGTATCCAAACTCAAAAAAGGGAAAAACGCCGCATTTTCAGTCATCATGCGCGATGGTCGCCGTCGCTTCCTATCCCTCAAAATATAA
- a CDS encoding Xaa-Pro peptidase family protein: MSTSEARLVIAASETDADMYYATRFLAPDPFIFFQIGEEKHLLMSDLERDRARAQAQVDHVLSLSEYQEKAKKNNEEPSQIDALHEVLQEKNITHLNVPRAFAIATADDLRERGYTVAFPEGAYWPDREIKTPREIEYIREAQQHTEAAMDAAITLIRNSEIRGDTLYHNGEPLTSERVKRDINFLLLERDYTAGHTIVAGGDQACDPHNEGSGPLHAHQSIIIDIFPRSNTTGYFADLTRTVVKGEPSADLQNIYDAVLAGQNLVLDSIRADADGQDIHRALTELFENRNFETGNIDGRMQGFFHGTGHGLGLEIHEPPRIGKTPDTLRAGHIVTVEPGLYYPGRGAVRIEDLAVVTEDGLENLTTYPKFLEV; this comes from the coding sequence ATGAGCACCTCTGAAGCGCGGCTCGTGATAGCCGCCAGCGAAACCGACGCCGACATGTACTACGCCACGCGCTTCCTCGCGCCCGACCCCTTCATCTTCTTTCAAATCGGCGAAGAAAAACACCTCCTCATGTCCGACCTGGAACGCGACCGCGCCCGCGCGCAAGCCCAGGTCGATCATGTACTCTCCCTATCCGAATACCAGGAAAAAGCAAAAAAAAATAACGAAGAACCCTCTCAAATCGATGCCTTACACGAAGTCCTGCAGGAAAAAAACATCACCCACCTGAACGTCCCCCGCGCCTTTGCCATAGCCACGGCAGACGACCTGCGCGAACGCGGATACACCGTGGCATTTCCAGAAGGCGCGTATTGGCCCGACCGGGAAATCAAAACCCCTCGAGAAATCGAATACATCCGCGAAGCACAACAACACACCGAAGCCGCAATGGACGCCGCCATAACCCTCATCCGCAACTCGGAAATCCGCGGCGACACTCTCTACCACAACGGCGAACCCCTCACCTCGGAACGCGTCAAACGCGACATAAATTTTCTCCTCCTCGAACGCGACTACACAGCCGGTCACACCATCGTCGCCGGTGGCGACCAGGCCTGCGACCCCCACAACGAAGGCAGCGGACCCCTGCACGCGCACCAATCCATCATCATCGACATCTTCCCCCGCTCAAACACCACTGGCTACTTCGCCGACCTCACCCGCACCGTCGTCAAAGGCGAACCCTCTGCCGACCTCCAGAACATCTACGACGCGGTCCTCGCCGGACAAAACCTCGTCCTCGACAGCATCCGCGCAGACGCAGACGGCCAGGACATCCATCGGGCACTCACCGAACTATTTGAAAACCGCAACTTCGAAACCGGCAACATAGACGGCCGCATGCAGGGCTTCTTCCACGGCACCGGTCACGGCCTGGGCCTCGAAATCCACGAACCCCCGCGCATCGGCAAAACCCCGGACACCCTCCGCGCCGGGCACATCGTCACCGTTGAACCGGGCCTCTACTACCCGGGCCGGGGCGCCGTGCGCATCGAAGACCTCGCCGTCGTCACCGAAGACGGACTCGAAAACCTGACGACCTATCCGAAATTTCTCGAAGTATAA
- the xerD gene encoding site-specific tyrosine recombinase XerD codes for MPINQIQIAPELERALQRFLDSVTLERGLSDNTASAYQRDLNRYLTLLTDLGIDAPDEISQAEVSALLNLLSEMGLEASSVARNLTAVRMFHRFLLGEGLARRDPTEHLKPPKLGRKLPSVLNIYEVERLMLAPDVETPLGLRDRALIEMLYGAGLRVSELIGLSLTDLLFDVEVVRVLGKGGRERVVPIGSEGIEWVTAYLDAVRPGLAKPRTGSEVFLNFRGGPFSRMGVWKLLRQYVVLAGLEKKVSPHTLRHSFATHLLEGGADLRAVQEMLGHADISTTQIYTHVDREYLKEVHRTFHPRA; via the coding sequence ATGCCTATAAACCAGATACAAATTGCCCCAGAACTGGAACGCGCGTTGCAGCGGTTTCTCGATTCTGTGACGCTGGAGCGCGGGTTGTCGGATAATACGGCAAGTGCATATCAACGCGATTTGAACAGGTATTTGACGCTGTTGACGGATTTGGGGATTGATGCGCCGGATGAGATTTCTCAGGCAGAGGTGTCCGCGCTGTTGAATTTGCTTTCGGAGATGGGGCTGGAGGCGTCGAGTGTGGCGCGCAATTTGACGGCGGTGCGGATGTTTCACAGGTTTTTGTTGGGAGAAGGTCTCGCGCGTCGAGATCCGACAGAGCATTTGAAGCCGCCTAAGTTGGGGCGAAAGCTGCCGTCGGTGTTGAATATTTACGAGGTTGAGCGGTTGATGTTGGCGCCGGATGTGGAGACGCCCTTAGGGTTGCGCGATCGCGCGCTTATAGAGATGCTTTATGGGGCGGGGCTGCGGGTGTCGGAGTTGATCGGGTTGTCGCTGACGGATTTGCTGTTTGACGTGGAGGTGGTTCGGGTGCTGGGCAAGGGTGGGCGCGAGCGGGTGGTGCCGATTGGGTCAGAGGGTATTGAGTGGGTGACGGCGTATTTGGATGCGGTGCGCCCAGGTCTGGCTAAGCCGCGTACGGGGTCAGAGGTGTTTTTGAATTTTCGCGGTGGTCCATTTTCGCGGATGGGCGTGTGGAAGTTGCTGAGGCAATACGTGGTGCTGGCGGGGTTGGAGAAGAAGGTGAGTCCGCATACGCTGCGGCATTCTTTTGCGACGCATTTGCTGGAGGGGGGTGCAGATTTGCGGGCAGTGCAGGAGATGCTGGGGCACGCGGATATTTCAACGACGCAGATTTATACCCATGTGGATCGGGAGTATTTGAAGGAGGTCCACCGGACGTTTCATCCGAGAGCTTAA